A genome region from Rubinisphaera margarita includes the following:
- the hemW gene encoding radical SAM family heme chaperone HemW — translation MSLSPSRQPAESPIRNNWPEPRAAYIHVPFCRHRCGYCDFSIIAGRNDLVPRYLAALRREIETGPWLPTRPHRVETLYIGGGTPTLLSAAELRELLTILDERFERTPTTEYTIEANPDGLTVEKMRLLREFGVNRISLGVQTFFDDQLVQLERTHSAAETVEAIQAVRRHFENYSIDLIFALPGQTLEQWEQILTNAMQYEPPHISTYALTFEKGTRFWGDRDKGLLQQTDTGIEVEMYRFAAKFLQEHGYRHYEVSNFAKAGNESRHNATYWSGRPFVAFGPGAASFVNGRRQTNHRSAFTWMKRLETGESPIASTDELTPEERARELLAVGLRQRDGIPFRPIREMTGYDVFDLCRDELAQLAARNWIGFDAERVWITPEGLLFADEIAAELI, via the coding sequence TTGTCTCTCAGTCCATCAAGACAACCGGCCGAGTCGCCAATCCGCAACAACTGGCCGGAACCTCGGGCGGCGTATATTCACGTGCCGTTCTGCCGCCATCGTTGCGGCTACTGTGATTTTTCGATCATCGCCGGACGGAACGACCTGGTTCCCCGATATCTCGCTGCCTTGCGGCGGGAGATTGAAACCGGCCCCTGGCTGCCCACTCGGCCGCACCGGGTCGAGACGCTTTACATCGGCGGCGGAACCCCCACCCTGCTTTCCGCTGCGGAACTCCGGGAACTGCTGACAATTCTGGACGAACGGTTCGAACGGACTCCGACAACAGAATACACGATCGAAGCCAATCCGGATGGACTTACCGTGGAGAAGATGAGGCTGCTGCGTGAGTTCGGGGTCAATCGAATCAGTCTGGGCGTGCAAACCTTTTTCGATGATCAACTCGTCCAGCTTGAGCGGACCCATTCGGCAGCCGAGACGGTTGAAGCCATCCAGGCCGTTCGCCGTCATTTCGAGAATTACTCGATTGACCTGATCTTCGCCCTGCCCGGCCAGACGCTCGAGCAGTGGGAGCAGATTCTCACCAACGCGATGCAGTACGAGCCGCCTCACATTTCAACTTACGCCCTGACCTTTGAAAAAGGGACCCGCTTCTGGGGCGACCGCGACAAAGGACTTCTGCAGCAGACTGACACCGGCATTGAAGTCGAGATGTACCGATTTGCTGCGAAATTCCTGCAGGAACACGGGTACCGGCACTATGAAGTCTCCAACTTTGCCAAAGCAGGGAACGAATCGCGGCACAACGCCACTTACTGGTCTGGACGTCCATTCGTGGCGTTCGGACCGGGCGCCGCGTCGTTCGTAAACGGACGGCGGCAGACAAATCATCGCAGCGCATTCACCTGGATGAAACGCCTCGAAACCGGCGAGTCTCCCATCGCCTCAACTGATGAGCTCACCCCGGAAGAGCGAGCCCGGGAACTGCTCGCGGTCGGCCTCCGTCAGCGGGACGGCATTCCGTTCCGCCCGATTCGAGAAATGACCGGATACGACGTTTTCGACCTTTGTCGCGATGAATTGGCTCAACTGGCGGCCCGGAACTGGATCGGTTTCGACGCCGAACGGGTCTGGATCACGCCGGAAGGACTGCTCTTCGCCGACGAAATCGCCGCGGAACTGATCTGA
- the rimO gene encoding 30S ribosomal protein S12 methylthiotransferase RimO, whose protein sequence is MSQLPILDLTAPAASPSAPESSGVKGRYAFVSLGCPKNLVDSEKMLGSLAVEGYALTSEAEGSDFVIVNTCGFIDSSRQESFGVIEEMLDLKRQGKTNGVIVAGCLPERIGGDLRERLPEIDHVVGVFGRDEITKVADRIIGNQREQVDIFRPAPIRALDDRARLRITPQHFAYLKISEGCNRTCTFCSIPKMRGKHVTKPIEEIIAEAKELAADGVRELILVAQDTTYYGMDLYGEVRLRDLLEELEQVEGIDWIRLMYLYPVNFTDALIDKIATSNKILPYLDMPLQHINSRVLKRMQRRVDRERTIELVEKLRERIPNLVLRTTFVVGFPGETEEQFEELRAFVKETRFQRMGVFPYSLEPGTPAEKLDGHLPEEVKQQRVDTLMADQQEIAFEFGESLVGYELDVLLDEEIEPGLWQGRCFADAPEIDGNVYVQGEGLKVGEFVPVEIVDSQDYDLVGVASEDEE, encoded by the coding sequence ATGAGCCAGCTGCCAATTCTCGATTTGACCGCCCCTGCCGCATCTCCCTCTGCTCCCGAGAGCAGTGGCGTGAAGGGGCGTTACGCCTTTGTTTCGTTGGGGTGCCCGAAAAATCTCGTTGACAGCGAGAAGATGCTCGGTTCACTGGCTGTGGAAGGCTATGCGTTGACTTCGGAAGCCGAAGGCAGCGACTTCGTGATCGTCAACACCTGTGGATTCATCGACAGCTCGCGGCAGGAATCGTTTGGCGTCATCGAGGAGATGCTCGACCTGAAGCGACAGGGAAAAACGAACGGCGTGATTGTGGCCGGTTGTCTGCCGGAGCGAATCGGCGGAGATCTGCGGGAACGTCTGCCGGAAATCGACCACGTCGTCGGGGTCTTCGGACGCGATGAAATCACCAAAGTCGCCGATCGAATCATTGGCAATCAGCGGGAACAGGTCGACATCTTCCGCCCCGCTCCGATCCGTGCTCTCGACGACCGCGCCCGACTCCGAATCACGCCCCAGCATTTCGCCTATCTCAAGATCTCCGAAGGTTGCAACCGGACCTGCACCTTCTGTTCGATCCCGAAGATGCGTGGCAAGCACGTGACCAAGCCGATCGAGGAGATTATCGCCGAGGCCAAAGAACTGGCCGCCGATGGCGTCCGCGAGCTGATTCTCGTGGCTCAGGACACGACGTATTACGGCATGGACCTTTATGGCGAAGTTCGCCTGCGGGATCTGCTGGAAGAACTGGAACAGGTTGAGGGGATCGACTGGATCCGCCTGATGTACCTGTATCCGGTCAACTTTACCGATGCTCTGATCGACAAGATCGCCACGTCAAACAAGATTCTGCCATACCTCGACATGCCATTGCAGCACATCAACAGCCGGGTACTCAAGCGGATGCAGCGGCGGGTCGACCGAGAGCGAACAATCGAACTGGTCGAGAAACTCCGCGAGCGGATTCCGAACCTTGTGCTGCGAACGACGTTCGTCGTCGGCTTCCCGGGCGAAACCGAGGAGCAGTTCGAAGAGCTCCGCGCATTCGTGAAGGAAACTCGTTTTCAGCGAATGGGCGTCTTTCCGTACTCGCTCGAACCGGGGACTCCCGCCGAGAAGCTCGATGGTCACTTGCCCGAAGAGGTCAAACAGCAGCGGGTCGACACCCTGATGGCGGACCAGCAGGAGATCGCCTTTGAGTTTGGTGAATCGCTGGTCGGCTACGAACTCGACGTGCTCCTCGATGAAGAAATCGAGCCGGGTCTCTGGCAGGGCCGGTGTTTCGCCGACGCTCCGGAGATTGATGGTAACGTTTACGTGCAGGGCGAAGGGTTGAAGGTTGGCGAATTCGTCCCCGTCGAAATCGTCGACTCCCAGGACTACGATCTCGTCGGCGTCGCCAGCGAAGACGAAGAGTAA
- the pgsA gene encoding CDP-diacylglycerol--glycerol-3-phosphate 3-phosphatidyltransferase, giving the protein MLNSPNLVCLTRLALAFVVFAMIQLTDWWIATTVVFVIAVATDALDGYLARKYNLVTVFGRILDPMVDKIIICGSFIFLQQIADSGINAWITLIIVVREIYITSLRGFFEQEGIDFSAKMSGKLKMVLQSAAIPASMLSLLPSLADSGTFLLIRDGLIWATVAITIYSGIEYTFRGVKLYREKHSSDAI; this is encoded by the coding sequence ATGCTGAATTCCCCCAATCTTGTCTGCCTGACGCGCCTCGCCCTCGCATTCGTCGTCTTTGCGATGATTCAGCTGACCGACTGGTGGATTGCCACGACCGTCGTCTTCGTCATCGCCGTCGCCACCGATGCTCTCGATGGTTACCTCGCCCGCAAATACAATCTTGTGACGGTCTTCGGTCGCATTCTCGATCCAATGGTCGACAAGATCATCATCTGCGGCTCGTTCATTTTTCTGCAGCAGATCGCAGATTCCGGCATCAATGCCTGGATCACATTGATCATCGTCGTCCGTGAGATTTACATTACGAGTCTCCGCGGATTCTTCGAGCAGGAAGGGATCGACTTCTCGGCCAAGATGAGCGGCAAGCTCAAAATGGTTCTGCAGTCAGCCGCGATTCCGGCCAGCATGCTCAGTCTGCTACCATCGCTCGCGGACTCCGGCACGTTCCTGCTGATTCGTGACGGGCTCATCTGGGCCACAGTTGCCATCACCATTTACAGCGGAATCGAATACACGTTCCGTGGCGTGAAGCTGTATCGCGAGAAGCATTCCAGCGACGCAATCTGA
- the asnB gene encoding asparagine synthase (glutamine-hydrolyzing) has product MCGICGAIWTSNGQAVSREQLSQMTAAITHRGPDADGLHQEQTATGGIALGHRRLSIIDIACGQQPMWNEDESVGVIFNGEIYNYRELRETLLSQGHRFHSDSDTEVLVHLYEEHGTAMVHHLRGMFVFAIWDRPRSRVMLARDRFGQKPLVYRQEAGRLLFASEMKAILQLPGVPREVDPESLNHYLTWQYVPAPRSILKGFNKLLPGHLAVWSNDDLSVEQYWSPLSMRDPAPERQVLRDSYRKFTPEQAQQKLKETLSEAVRLRLRSDVPLGAFLSGGIDSTLITGLMQRELDRPVETFSIGFDVPDFDERSYARMAAKHLGTNHHEKVVSPSAVDSLPSLVWQYEEPFADNSAIPTMALCQFTREAVTVALTGDGGDELFMGYDRYRAVQLGERLDALPLPLRMLIKNPLWRKMPASIRQKSFTRRLKRFLTTAALDPRRRYMTWICYFDPQRRNALYSGDFASSLPGATPEDWMDQLYDLTEPIDLVSQTAGVDQISYLPNDILTKVDIASMSVGLECRSPFLDQHVADLACALPVDFKLQGRTGKRILRETFGDLIPEPILQRAKMGFGVPVDHWFREELKPLLYDILLSQRAIDRGYFNEQGIRNLVEQHVSGQFDHSTRLWSLLVLEVWHRIFIDATTVPGRMTETDVRRL; this is encoded by the coding sequence ATGTGCGGCATCTGCGGAGCGATCTGGACCAGCAACGGACAGGCCGTCTCGCGCGAGCAGCTTTCGCAGATGACAGCCGCGATCACTCACCGCGGGCCGGATGCCGACGGTCTGCATCAGGAGCAGACGGCGACCGGCGGCATAGCACTGGGACATCGCCGGCTCTCGATCATCGACATTGCCTGCGGTCAGCAGCCGATGTGGAATGAAGACGAGTCGGTCGGCGTCATCTTCAACGGCGAGATCTACAACTACCGCGAACTCCGTGAAACGCTGCTCAGCCAGGGACACCGGTTTCATTCCGACAGCGATACCGAAGTGCTCGTCCACCTCTACGAAGAGCACGGCACGGCCATGGTGCATCACCTGCGGGGGATGTTTGTATTCGCCATCTGGGATCGTCCTCGATCGCGAGTGATGCTGGCACGGGACCGTTTCGGGCAGAAGCCGCTTGTTTACCGGCAGGAAGCGGGCCGGTTGCTGTTTGCCAGTGAGATGAAAGCCATCCTGCAGCTGCCGGGCGTTCCGCGCGAAGTCGATCCGGAATCTCTTAATCATTACCTCACCTGGCAGTACGTTCCGGCTCCTCGTTCGATCCTCAAAGGTTTCAACAAGCTGCTACCGGGACATCTGGCGGTCTGGTCGAATGACGATCTCTCGGTGGAGCAGTACTGGTCTCCGTTGTCGATGCGTGATCCCGCGCCAGAACGTCAGGTTCTGCGGGACAGCTACCGGAAATTCACGCCGGAGCAGGCTCAACAGAAGTTGAAGGAGACCCTGTCGGAAGCGGTCCGGCTGCGACTTCGCAGTGATGTTCCGCTGGGAGCCTTTCTTTCGGGCGGGATCGATTCCACATTGATTACCGGCCTGATGCAGCGGGAACTCGATCGACCCGTGGAAACGTTCTCGATTGGCTTCGACGTCCCGGACTTCGACGAGCGTTCTTATGCCCGCATGGCCGCGAAACATCTCGGCACGAATCATCACGAGAAAGTCGTCTCCCCTTCTGCGGTGGATTCGCTTCCTTCGCTGGTCTGGCAGTACGAAGAGCCATTCGCGGACAATTCCGCGATTCCCACGATGGCCCTCTGCCAGTTCACACGCGAAGCCGTCACGGTTGCGTTAACCGGCGATGGAGGCGACGAACTCTTCATGGGCTATGATCGCTATCGAGCGGTCCAGCTCGGAGAACGTCTCGATGCGCTCCCGCTCCCGTTGCGGATGCTGATTAAGAATCCGCTCTGGCGAAAGATGCCGGCTTCGATCCGCCAGAAGAGTTTTACGCGACGACTCAAGCGATTTCTGACGACAGCCGCCCTCGATCCCCGCCGACGTTACATGACGTGGATCTGCTATTTTGATCCGCAGCGACGGAACGCACTCTACTCCGGCGATTTTGCGTCCTCACTGCCGGGGGCAACGCCGGAAGACTGGATGGATCAGCTGTACGATTTGACCGAGCCAATCGATCTTGTCTCGCAGACCGCGGGGGTTGATCAGATTTCGTATCTGCCGAACGACATTCTGACCAAGGTCGATATCGCCAGCATGTCGGTCGGTCTGGAGTGTCGCAGTCCGTTTCTCGATCAGCATGTCGCCGACCTTGCCTGCGCGTTACCTGTCGACTTCAAACTGCAGGGCCGGACTGGGAAGCGGATTCTGCGGGAGACGTTCGGCGATCTCATCCCGGAGCCGATTCTGCAGCGAGCCAAAATGGGCTTCGGCGTGCCGGTTGATCACTGGTTCCGCGAGGAACTCAAACCGCTGTTGTACGACATTCTGCTCAGTCAGCGGGCGATCGATCGCGGCTACTTCAACGAACAGGGAATTCGCAACCTGGTGGAGCAGCACGTGAGCGGGCAGTTTGATCACAGCACCCGACTCTGGTCTCTTCTCGTGCTCGAAGTCTGGCATCGCATCTTCATCGACGCGACAACCGTTCCAGGACGTATGACGGAAACTGACGTTCGCCGACTCTGA
- a CDS encoding glycosyltransferase: MSSSSHRILYVLPTLDQSGAEKQLTLLATGLAAEGHEIHVVALNRGGYFEEQLKVAGISVTVLNKRLRVDPVTHGRLRQVIRRFRPDIVHSWLFSANTHVRMLHSRRSTWKCVVAERCVDSWKASWQLFLDRRLKTSMDAMVVNSESVAEFYRELGVADSLIRVIRNGVGKGGSTPADDSARTAWRDQLAIPKEAFVVGSIGRLARQKRLESLLWAMHLANMAEPDVQGVFAGVGPEREHLLELADKYDIAHCVKFPGHQEDSDEFLAGIDAFWLASEFEGQSNSLMEAMAAGLPVIVSDIPANRELVTHNETGIVVPLGDSAAFATALRQLKLDRELAERLGSAARQKMLDEFSVQAMIDQHRSLYNELLVDRRDP; encoded by the coding sequence TTGAGCTCAAGTTCCCACCGAATTCTGTACGTCCTTCCCACTCTCGATCAGTCTGGAGCCGAGAAGCAACTCACGCTCCTGGCGACCGGTCTGGCTGCGGAAGGACACGAGATTCACGTGGTCGCCCTCAACCGGGGCGGCTATTTCGAAGAACAGCTCAAAGTCGCCGGGATTTCGGTCACTGTTCTCAATAAGCGGTTGCGGGTCGATCCGGTGACCCATGGGCGATTGCGACAGGTGATCCGTCGGTTTCGACCGGACATCGTGCACAGCTGGCTCTTTTCCGCCAACACGCATGTGCGGATGCTGCATTCCCGCCGCTCGACGTGGAAATGCGTTGTCGCTGAGCGTTGCGTCGATTCCTGGAAGGCCTCGTGGCAGCTGTTTCTGGATCGTCGTCTGAAAACATCGATGGATGCGATGGTCGTCAATTCGGAAAGTGTGGCCGAGTTCTACCGCGAGCTTGGCGTGGCCGACTCTCTGATTCGCGTCATCCGAAACGGGGTAGGAAAAGGCGGAAGCACACCGGCTGACGATTCCGCTCGAACCGCATGGCGAGATCAGCTCGCGATTCCCAAAGAGGCGTTCGTCGTCGGCTCGATTGGTCGGCTTGCCCGGCAGAAGCGGTTGGAAAGCCTTCTCTGGGCAATGCATCTGGCCAATATGGCCGAGCCTGATGTGCAGGGCGTGTTCGCCGGCGTCGGTCCGGAACGGGAACATCTGCTCGAGCTCGCCGACAAGTACGACATCGCACACTGCGTGAAGTTTCCCGGGCATCAGGAGGACTCCGATGAGTTTCTTGCCGGGATCGATGCGTTCTGGCTGGCAAGCGAGTTCGAGGGGCAGTCGAACAGCCTCATGGAAGCGATGGCGGCTGGTCTGCCGGTGATCGTCTCCGATATCCCCGCCAATCGGGAACTCGTGACTCACAACGAAACCGGGATCGTCGTGCCTCTCGGCGACAGTGCCGCGTTTGCGACGGCTCTGCGGCAACTCAAGCTGGATCGCGAACTGGCCGAGCGACTCGGGTCCGCGGCCCGTCAGAAGATGCTCGATGAATTCTCGGTTCAGGCCATGATCGACCAGCATCGCTCGCTCTACAATGAATTGCTCGTGGACCGCCGGGACCCGTAG
- a CDS encoding tetratricopeptide repeat protein: MKIQGFKSLLRKSGLATALSALIVAPAVYAQGVSAQSVSLSQEQVKSLDTAQAAYDGRKYDQTISLANEVLKSSPNQDRALFLRASARVELGIDTGNAAMIRDGVADARASIEASQSKKPEYYLPYLYGMTNLSLIEERDEHAQASINVANQILERLEMTPQHRASILYQRGLAKLQVDETIDGGAADFKAAINLEPKHMASMTALADAYAMSGNNDEALATFNQFVTTFPEHPIGYNNRGMFHKDLGNKDQAVTDFRKAVELEPKFFVAHINLGYMLAEAGKAVEAQQSFSNAIALQPENPAVYALRANALLRQGNSKDAITDYQKAIELFPKNPMAHADLGFAYFFLKQYDMAFKQFDEAININGRLRFLDPWIYASMVLSGRAQDANNRFAGTVAKPETERDWIDLATLYLMGKIDGELLLSKVNPEDPQAAAAQKCEGNYFIGLRTTNLTGRDSAVPYFQEALKTGVSHLSAYRAAQFELQQF, from the coding sequence GTGAAGATTCAAGGTTTCAAGTCGCTTTTGAGAAAGTCCGGTCTGGCGACGGCACTCTCGGCGCTCATCGTTGCCCCTGCTGTGTATGCTCAAGGCGTTTCCGCCCAGTCGGTGAGCCTCTCCCAGGAGCAGGTTAAATCACTCGATACGGCTCAGGCTGCCTACGATGGTCGCAAGTACGATCAAACGATCTCTCTGGCCAACGAAGTCCTGAAGTCGAGCCCTAACCAGGACCGTGCCCTGTTCCTGCGAGCCAGCGCTCGGGTCGAACTCGGCATCGATACCGGCAACGCGGCGATGATTCGCGACGGCGTCGCCGATGCCCGTGCTTCCATCGAAGCCTCGCAGTCCAAGAAGCCCGAATATTACCTGCCGTACCTTTACGGCATGACGAACCTGTCGCTGATCGAAGAGCGTGATGAGCACGCCCAGGCTTCGATTAACGTCGCCAATCAGATTCTCGAACGGCTCGAGATGACTCCGCAGCACCGCGCGAGCATTCTTTACCAGCGCGGTCTGGCCAAGTTGCAGGTCGACGAAACGATCGATGGCGGAGCGGCGGACTTCAAAGCTGCCATCAATCTCGAGCCGAAGCACATGGCTTCGATGACCGCTCTGGCAGACGCTTACGCGATGTCCGGCAACAACGATGAAGCTCTGGCGACGTTCAATCAGTTCGTCACCACCTTCCCCGAGCACCCGATCGGCTACAACAACCGCGGTATGTTCCACAAGGACCTCGGCAACAAAGACCAGGCCGTGACCGACTTTCGAAAGGCTGTCGAACTGGAGCCGAAGTTCTTCGTCGCTCACATCAACCTGGGCTACATGCTGGCGGAAGCCGGAAAAGCCGTGGAAGCTCAGCAGAGTTTCAGCAACGCGATCGCCCTGCAGCCTGAAAACCCTGCTGTCTACGCACTGCGAGCCAACGCTCTGCTGCGTCAGGGGAATTCGAAAGATGCGATCACCGACTACCAGAAGGCAATCGAACTGTTCCCGAAGAACCCGATGGCTCACGCCGATCTCGGCTTCGCTTACTTCTTCCTGAAGCAGTACGACATGGCCTTCAAGCAGTTTGATGAAGCCATCAACATCAACGGTCGCCTGCGATTCCTCGATCCGTGGATCTACGCATCGATGGTCCTGTCCGGCCGTGCTCAGGATGCCAACAACCGCTTCGCCGGTACAGTCGCCAAGCCGGAAACCGAACGGGACTGGATCGACCTGGCCACTCTGTACCTGATGGGTAAGATCGATGGAGAATTGCTCCTGTCCAAGGTCAATCCGGAAGACCCACAGGCCGCTGCCGCTCAGAAATGTGAAGGCAACTACTTCATCGGTCTGCGGACCACGAACCTGACCGGCCGCGATTCTGCGGTTCCTTACTTCCAAGAAGCGCTCAAGACTGGCGTCAGCCATCTGTCCGCTTACCGGGCTGCTCAGTTTGAACTGCAGCAGTTCTAA
- a CDS encoding SMI1/KNR4 family protein — protein MTGASEFWLDCFKDAGVTEEELADWENAHGVTIPSLLRRALLEQNGGLVMRGKDLRINRLDEILPPDAEFWEFADHELEEGCDDYNRSLVFWFGCDEHLGGRFLIDFNESGPRSEPVVLEYTSDPGEACVIADTFEDFINERTTREDAPLFAWSETETLDDVIARQTIDLAADSHLLVRLEQVLGRKEGRLVLYVHELTGEEERYERIFIPEPLDATMSTVQRCRPAPANTWFLHLYPVDADGIESATSVRVSDEDEWDNEEADGVPVYATFESNNRDLLKQIRQQLLG, from the coding sequence ATGACGGGTGCATCGGAGTTCTGGCTGGATTGCTTCAAGGATGCCGGCGTCACCGAGGAAGAACTCGCTGATTGGGAAAATGCCCATGGGGTTACCATCCCATCATTGCTGAGACGGGCCCTGCTGGAACAGAACGGCGGCCTTGTTATGCGAGGTAAGGATCTAAGAATCAACCGGTTGGATGAGATCCTCCCTCCCGATGCGGAGTTCTGGGAGTTCGCCGATCACGAACTCGAAGAAGGATGCGACGACTACAACCGCAGCCTGGTTTTCTGGTTCGGCTGCGACGAGCATCTTGGAGGACGGTTCCTCATCGACTTCAACGAGAGTGGACCGCGTTCCGAGCCGGTTGTCCTCGAGTACACCTCGGATCCGGGTGAAGCTTGTGTCATTGCCGACACTTTTGAGGACTTCATCAACGAACGGACCACTCGTGAAGACGCTCCGCTGTTCGCATGGAGCGAGACTGAGACACTTGATGACGTGATTGCACGCCAGACGATCGACCTTGCCGCGGACTCTCACCTGCTCGTTCGGCTGGAACAGGTCCTTGGTCGAAAAGAGGGTCGTCTGGTGCTCTACGTCCACGAGCTAACCGGCGAGGAAGAGCGTTACGAGCGGATCTTCATTCCCGAGCCGCTCGATGCGACAATGTCGACCGTTCAACGCTGCCGCCCCGCCCCGGCTAACACGTGGTTTCTTCACCTGTATCCGGTCGACGCAGACGGGATTGAGAGTGCCACCTCCGTACGAGTTTCCGACGAGGACGAATGGGACAACGAAGAAGCCGACGGCGTTCCCGTGTATGCTACGTTCGAATCGAACAATCGGGACCTGTTGAAGCAGATTCGTCAACAACTGCTCGGGTAA
- a CDS encoding ABC transporter permease — MFLPSVYGLPAPMNLFSIALKSIRQRLLASSLTALSVALGVALMIAVLVANKIVTQSFDLQRIGYDLVVGPKGSELDLVLNTIFRISPPIENLPWRYYEELKENKHIGVAIPIALGDSTEEGGFPILGTTVEYFGVEYAEGRKFRTSHEWPRGKWESVVGATVARVNGWSVGDEFRMVHAGQDDHVHDERFTIVGILEPTGTPNDRTVFVNLSGFFAISGHEKPVEEAIAREAEFFGETVEQVREHHADDLKEMAAHAHHDHSGHDHAHHDHPTPDLQKEVTAILVRMKEDPKRPTLAQSRAIEFSAQLREGFKAQAVNPIRPMQRLMNNLVGNVRILLLYLTGIIIVVSGISIFVSIYNSMSERKREIAIMRALGADRMQVFSIILTESLILCLIGGIAGILLGHGLIIAAAPIVTARTGLVIDPLIFDPLELTLIPIMILLAALVGFIPGLTAYRTDVAENLTS, encoded by the coding sequence ATGTTCCTTCCTTCTGTCTACGGTTTGCCTGCTCCCATGAATCTGTTTTCCATCGCTCTGAAAAGTATCCGCCAGCGACTTCTGGCCTCTTCGCTTACGGCTTTGAGCGTCGCGCTGGGTGTGGCGTTGATGATCGCCGTCCTCGTGGCCAACAAGATCGTGACGCAATCCTTCGACCTGCAGCGGATCGGCTACGATCTGGTGGTTGGTCCGAAAGGCAGCGAGCTGGATCTGGTGCTGAACACGATCTTCCGCATCTCTCCTCCGATCGAGAACCTCCCCTGGCGATACTATGAAGAACTGAAAGAGAACAAGCACATCGGCGTGGCCATTCCGATTGCCCTGGGAGACTCGACGGAAGAGGGCGGCTTCCCGATTCTTGGCACGACGGTCGAGTACTTCGGCGTTGAGTATGCCGAAGGCAGGAAATTCCGTACGAGTCACGAATGGCCCCGCGGCAAATGGGAGTCCGTGGTCGGAGCGACCGTGGCACGCGTCAACGGTTGGAGCGTTGGCGACGAATTCCGAATGGTTCACGCCGGCCAGGATGATCACGTCCATGACGAACGATTTACAATCGTGGGGATTCTCGAGCCGACAGGCACGCCGAACGACCGCACGGTCTTCGTGAACCTGTCCGGATTCTTCGCGATCTCCGGCCATGAGAAGCCGGTTGAAGAAGCGATCGCTCGCGAGGCGGAATTTTTCGGAGAAACCGTTGAGCAGGTTCGAGAGCACCATGCCGATGACCTGAAAGAAATGGCGGCTCACGCCCATCACGATCATTCGGGCCACGACCATGCCCATCACGATCATCCGACGCCGGACCTGCAGAAGGAAGTCACGGCAATTCTGGTGCGAATGAAAGAAGACCCCAAGCGGCCGACGCTGGCTCAGTCGCGAGCGATTGAATTCTCCGCCCAGTTGCGGGAAGGCTTTAAGGCCCAGGCCGTCAATCCGATCCGTCCGATGCAACGGCTGATGAACAACCTCGTGGGCAATGTGCGGATCCTTCTCTTGTATCTGACCGGGATCATTATTGTGGTCTCCGGGATCAGCATCTTCGTGAGCATCTACAATTCGATGTCCGAGCGGAAGCGGGAAATCGCAATCATGCGAGCACTCGGAGCGGACCGGATGCAGGTCTTCTCAATCATTCTGACAGAGTCGTTGATTCTCTGTCTGATTGGAGGCATCGCCGGCATTCTGCTGGGACATGGACTGATCATCGCCGCCGCTCCCATCGTCACGGCTCGGACGGGACTCGTGATCGACCCGCTGATCTTCGATCCGCTCGAACTGACGCTCATTCCCATCATGATTCTGCTGGCCGCCCTCGTCGGCTTCATCCCCGGCCTCACAGCCTACCGAACGGACGTCGCAGAGAACCTGACAAGCTAG
- a CDS encoding ABC transporter ATP-binding protein, whose translation MSLKLISIHKSYREPNGEKLPVLDVPEFELKTGEQAALVGSSGGGKTTLLNIISGITTPDSGQVLIDNVEITRLPEAARDRFRAERIGFVYQTFNLLPAFTAFENVLLGMSFARGRADRKHAKDLLEKVGLGHRLTHRPGQLSVGEQQRVSIARALANRPNLMLADEPTASVDPANQNKILDLIQQMCREHNVSLLLVTHAPEIAERFDRVVQLADFNQVLQKT comes from the coding sequence ATGTCGCTCAAACTGATCTCGATTCACAAAAGCTACCGGGAACCGAACGGCGAGAAACTGCCCGTCCTCGACGTGCCAGAGTTTGAGCTGAAAACCGGCGAACAGGCCGCCCTGGTCGGCTCCAGTGGGGGCGGGAAGACCACGCTTCTCAATATTATCTCCGGCATCACCACGCCCGATTCGGGTCAGGTTCTGATTGATAACGTCGAGATCACCCGCCTGCCAGAAGCCGCTCGGGATCGCTTTCGAGCCGAACGAATCGGTTTCGTCTATCAGACTTTCAACCTCCTGCCCGCCTTCACGGCTTTCGAGAATGTCCTGCTGGGAATGAGCTTCGCCCGCGGGCGAGCCGATCGTAAGCATGCGAAAGATCTGCTGGAAAAGGTGGGCCTGGGACATCGCCTGACCCATCGTCCGGGACAGCTTTCCGTCGGCGAGCAACAGCGGGTCTCGATCGCCCGGGCGCTGGCCAATCGACCGAATCTGATGCTGGCCGATGAACCGACCGCGAGTGTCGACCCCGCCAACCAGAATAAGATTCTGGACCTCATTCAGCAGATGTGCCGCGAACACAACGTCTCGCTGCTGCTCGTCACGCATGCTCCCGAAATTGCTGAGCGGTTCGATCGCGTGGTTCAACTGGCCGATTTCAACCAGGTTCTGCAGAAGACGTAG